In Leptospira sp. WS58.C1, a single genomic region encodes these proteins:
- a CDS encoding phosphotransferase family protein, with translation MKDSELKERLESYLGKRLQGTVEIANMVSLSGGACQENFSADIKVNGGPESGQYQTVYRTDKGASLLASLSRINEFKVCRMAFEAGVKTPEPFWLESDQSVTGNPFYFMKRIQGKATGRFVVKDPSLNKVRKRITQELAENLARIHSVTPEKCKDEKLKEVLNLGQHVGGKTIAQGSVQALRSQLESMDGAYPAMEIILNWLEKNAPESDAVVLIHGDFRTGNFMVNSEGLQGIVDWEFAHWGDRHEDLTWLCMRDWRFGKLNKEAGGFADRSEFYEIYEKASGVKLDPIKIRYWEVMGNLRWAIGCIGQAERHLSGKDKGIELASIGRRACEMEYEAMRLVEESIK, from the coding sequence GTGAAAGATTCCGAATTGAAGGAAAGGCTGGAATCATATTTAGGAAAAAGGCTTCAAGGAACAGTAGAGATCGCTAATATGGTTTCCCTTTCTGGAGGAGCCTGCCAGGAAAATTTTTCCGCAGACATTAAGGTAAATGGCGGCCCTGAGTCCGGCCAATACCAAACGGTTTACCGAACCGACAAGGGGGCTTCTTTACTTGCTTCCTTGTCCAGAATAAACGAATTCAAGGTTTGTAGAATGGCATTTGAGGCAGGAGTCAAAACTCCTGAACCGTTTTGGTTGGAATCAGATCAGTCCGTCACCGGCAATCCATTCTACTTTATGAAAAGGATCCAAGGGAAGGCCACCGGAAGATTCGTAGTAAAAGATCCAAGTTTAAATAAGGTCCGTAAACGGATCACTCAGGAACTTGCTGAAAATCTTGCGCGTATCCATTCGGTTACTCCCGAAAAATGTAAGGACGAAAAACTCAAAGAAGTTTTGAATCTAGGACAACATGTAGGCGGTAAAACAATCGCCCAAGGTTCCGTCCAAGCTTTACGTTCCCAATTGGAATCCATGGACGGAGCTTATCCTGCCATGGAAATCATCTTGAATTGGTTAGAGAAGAATGCTCCGGAAAGTGATGCTGTGGTTCTGATCCACGGAGATTTTAGAACCGGAAACTTCATGGTGAATTCGGAGGGTCTGCAAGGAATTGTGGATTGGGAATTTGCGCATTGGGGAGATCGTCACGAGGATCTGACTTGGTTATGTATGAGGGATTGGAGATTCGGAAAACTGAATAAGGAAGCGGGCGGTTTTGCGGATCGTTCCGAGTTTTACGAGATCTATGAGAAGGCTTCCGGAGTAAAACTGGATCCGATTAAGATCAGATATTGGGAAGTAATGGGAAATCTTCGTTGGGCTATCGGTTGTATCGGTCAGGCGGAACGTCACCTTTCCGGAAAGGATAAAGGAATAGAGCTTGCGTCCATAGGAAGAAGGGCCTGTGAAATGGAATACGAGGCCATGAGACTCGTAGAAGAGTCCATAAAATAA
- a CDS encoding response regulator — protein MSVRSRPKIFLIDDHPIVRSGLESEIKASGDYEYCGSASSVKEGTKMMGFARPDLLICDVSLQEENGIKELDSIRKKFPDMKIVFLTMHRDWSYLQEAISAGADGYILKSDSMESIMASIKKVLNRGRVFPGEIANFSHDERHIREVSEIVKKLTKRESQILNFLSKGKLNREIAEELKLSVRTVEAHRASIFKKLEVDNMVELTRILVQLKSLDQN, from the coding sequence ATGTCCGTCCGAAGCCGTCCTAAAATATTCTTAATAGACGATCATCCGATCGTTCGTTCCGGGTTGGAATCCGAGATCAAGGCTTCCGGAGATTACGAATATTGTGGCTCGGCTTCTTCCGTAAAAGAAGGCACTAAAATGATGGGTTTCGCCCGACCGGATCTCCTTATCTGCGATGTTTCGCTCCAAGAGGAGAACGGGATCAAGGAACTGGACTCTATCCGCAAAAAATTTCCGGACATGAAGATCGTATTTCTCACAATGCATAGGGATTGGTCCTATCTGCAAGAAGCGATTTCGGCAGGAGCGGACGGTTATATTCTTAAAAGCGATTCTATGGAATCCATTATGGCTTCCATTAAGAAAGTATTAAATAGAGGTCGTGTCTTCCCCGGAGAGATAGCGAACTTCAGCCATGACGAAAGACACATCAGGGAAGTGTCTGAGATCGTAAAAAAACTTACCAAAAGGGAAAGTCAGATCCTAAATTTCTTATCCAAAGGAAAATTAAACCGGGAAATCGCCGAAGAATTAAAACTTAGCGTGAGGACGGTCGAGGCACATAGGGCATCCATATTCAAAAAATTGGAAGTGGATAATATGGTAGAATTGACAAGGATCTTAGTTCAACTCAAGTCTTTGGACCAAAATTAA
- a CDS encoding Crp/Fnr family transcriptional regulator, with protein sequence MKISEDMVNKHGLRFKESAVIFDENEPADQMYLILSGKVGIHKKVKEAFKLLIELKEGDMFGEMALVDRKPRSARAIAKTDVLLFAITESVFYNLIQTNPSFSLKMVKMLSSRLRETNQTIASLLKGDRKNIVTSALITFAQTRGEQEEGQYKVHLAAFMKWAILRVGLEHADLVSAINLLVKDKLIEQPKNDPSHILIRETFFKYTLDQ encoded by the coding sequence ATGAAGATCTCCGAAGATATGGTAAATAAACACGGCCTCCGCTTTAAGGAATCCGCCGTAATTTTCGATGAGAACGAACCTGCAGATCAAATGTATCTGATCCTTTCCGGAAAAGTAGGGATCCATAAAAAAGTAAAAGAAGCGTTCAAACTTCTTATAGAACTGAAAGAAGGGGATATGTTCGGAGAGATGGCGCTCGTGGACCGTAAACCAAGAAGCGCAAGAGCTATCGCAAAAACCGACGTATTATTATTCGCGATCACCGAAAGTGTGTTCTATAACCTAATTCAGACCAATCCGTCTTTCTCCTTAAAAATGGTAAAAATGCTTTCTTCCAGATTAAGAGAGACCAACCAAACGATAGCCAGTCTTTTAAAGGGAGACAGAAAGAACATCGTAACTTCCGCATTGATCACTTTCGCACAAACAAGAGGAGAACAAGAAGAAGGACAATACAAGGTTCATTTGGCTGCGTTTATGAAATGGGCCATCTTAAGAGTAGGACTGGAACATGCGGATCTAGTATCCGCGATCAATCTTTTGGTAAAAGATAAGTTGATCGAACAACCTAAAAACGATCCCAGCCATATATTGATACGGGAAACGTTTTTCAAATATACATTGGACCAGTAA
- a CDS encoding acyl-CoA dehydrogenase family protein: MDLSIPKEVEEIRAKAKAFVEEVAIPAEDHYDYDHGRMPEPIVQKGREEAKKRGLWTAHLPKSEGGLGLDLVGTALVFSELGRSPIAPYLCNCDAPDEGNMHLLHLAANAEQKKKYYHPLVEGKIRSGFAMTEPPPGAGSDPTSLLTNAEKDGDYYILNGHKWYCTGANGASFLIVMSKVNDSFRRTTMFLVPTDAPGYTMVQEIGVLGSHGPGGHCELKFENVKVHESQVLGKIGEGFRLSQERLGPARLTHCMRWIGLARRSMEIAREYAIKRELFGGKLSDHQGIQWMFAESALEIESGFLLTLKAADILRKNGDARQAVSLAKWQVSETLNKCIDRAIQICGSHGFSRYLKLELFYRDARAARIADGPTETHKMVIGRNLMSGKENF, encoded by the coding sequence ATGGATTTATCCATACCAAAGGAAGTCGAAGAAATCAGGGCAAAAGCCAAGGCATTCGTGGAAGAAGTCGCCATTCCTGCCGAGGATCATTACGATTACGATCATGGCAGAATGCCCGAACCGATCGTTCAAAAAGGACGAGAAGAAGCCAAAAAAAGAGGATTATGGACCGCCCATCTTCCCAAGTCGGAAGGTGGTTTAGGTCTGGATCTAGTCGGCACAGCACTCGTATTCAGCGAGCTGGGACGTTCTCCGATCGCTCCTTATCTTTGTAATTGTGATGCTCCCGACGAAGGAAATATGCACCTTCTTCACTTGGCAGCTAACGCGGAACAAAAGAAGAAGTATTACCATCCGCTTGTAGAAGGAAAGATCCGCTCCGGATTCGCAATGACGGAACCTCCTCCGGGTGCAGGTTCGGATCCAACTTCTCTTTTGACTAACGCGGAGAAGGATGGGGATTATTATATCCTGAACGGTCATAAATGGTACTGCACGGGTGCAAACGGTGCTTCTTTTTTGATCGTGATGTCCAAGGTAAACGATAGTTTTAGACGCACTACCATGTTCCTAGTACCGACGGATGCTCCCGGATACACGATGGTGCAGGAGATCGGAGTTTTAGGTTCGCATGGTCCGGGTGGACATTGTGAGTTAAAATTCGAAAACGTAAAAGTACATGAATCCCAAGTATTAGGAAAAATTGGAGAAGGTTTTCGTCTTTCCCAAGAAAGATTGGGACCTGCAAGGCTTACTCATTGTATGAGATGGATCGGTCTTGCCAGAAGATCGATGGAGATCGCAAGAGAATATGCGATCAAAAGAGAATTGTTCGGAGGAAAATTATCCGATCACCAAGGGATCCAATGGATGTTTGCGGAATCCGCTTTGGAAATAGAGTCGGGTTTTCTACTTACATTAAAAGCGGCGGACATTCTTCGAAAAAACGGGGACGCTAGACAAGCAGTCTCTTTGGCTAAATGGCAGGTGAGCGAGACATTGAACAAATGTATAGATAGAGCCATTCAGATCTGCGGTTCTCACGGTTTTAGCCGTTATCTTAAATTAGAATTATTTTATAGAGATGCGAGAGCCGCAAGGATTGCCGACGGTCCTACCGAAACCCATAAGATGGTGATCGGCAGGAATTTAATGTCCGGAAAGGAGAACTTCTAA
- a CDS encoding sensor histidine kinase produces the protein MSDSEHSFAKNGTLDLHRHSFENGKIIPLDGEWEFYREELIAPGDFSDPKFISKKKFVTVPSVWTESFSKDPGAVGHGYATYRLKVKLGKRRQALALKIPDLGTSYILYANGKKIASVGSIGKTKEDARAKYELKISLVPDSEDLELVFHVSNFQNRWGGVWNSIQLGELENVLENVRKKRDLEWALVLIAATMSFYNVFFYFFRRNESAHLLFAFHCFLIMVRSLTIGDSRIAYELLQGISWELPNRLEYISVYVSGPTLYAFLYRYCKTDFWRRFGVYFVVPYYLACFIVLFFPNAYYTLTLLPIALYMPFVTMPIWFVLLAVGLKRGIEGGFSLFAGYVVLSLCTLNDIGLFFGFWKSIYLIQYGEVVLILGYSILISKIFSESFQRSDTLATKMKSLVFSTREIMRSYSYDKAADTALRILHKVGEEQTIYVYLEEPNSSVWKRYSISSSGDLEIVEVYKYDVQDLLGLDPSSLTGPMVQNNRLIVSVQDEQLHKLIFDLPFGRYSDDSQVDWVRGIADALAFSVHNIARQDREKLAIIGELSAEIVHDLGHPIAMIRHNLRNLGSQKGKSKTELLFQAEKEVDALTNLTLDILDFSKNRIILDLQDVDIKTYFKEIFEDLGTFFQSTKMKLVFKINAKGNIRLDPLRIRRLIFNLAKNAAEATDEKGIFSIRIEREENVVYLIFEDNGEGFSKEMERYIFDSGLGSKKPYGTGLGLSIIRKIVSAHGGEILVSSEEGKGTRFTILLRS, from the coding sequence TTGTCGGACTCCGAACATTCTTTCGCGAAGAATGGGACTTTGGACTTACACAGACATTCTTTCGAAAACGGTAAGATCATTCCATTGGATGGAGAATGGGAATTTTATCGGGAAGAATTGATCGCTCCCGGTGACTTTTCAGATCCGAAATTTATATCCAAAAAAAAATTCGTAACAGTTCCTTCGGTCTGGACGGAAAGTTTTTCTAAAGATCCCGGAGCTGTAGGTCATGGTTACGCAACTTATCGACTTAAAGTAAAGTTGGGAAAAAGAAGGCAGGCACTTGCTCTTAAAATCCCCGACTTAGGAACTTCTTATATACTTTACGCGAACGGGAAGAAGATCGCAAGTGTGGGCTCTATTGGAAAGACCAAGGAAGATGCAAGAGCAAAGTATGAGCTAAAAATTTCCTTAGTCCCGGATTCCGAAGATCTGGAATTGGTGTTTCATGTTTCCAATTTTCAAAATAGGTGGGGAGGGGTCTGGAATTCTATTCAGTTGGGAGAATTGGAAAACGTTCTGGAGAATGTTCGAAAAAAACGGGACTTAGAATGGGCCTTAGTCTTGATCGCGGCTACAATGTCTTTTTATAATGTATTCTTTTATTTTTTTAGAAGGAACGAATCCGCTCACTTATTATTCGCATTTCATTGTTTTCTGATAATGGTCCGTTCTTTGACGATCGGCGATTCAAGGATAGCTTACGAGTTATTGCAAGGGATCTCATGGGAACTTCCGAATCGTTTGGAATATATTAGCGTATATGTTTCCGGTCCTACTTTATATGCATTCTTGTATCGATATTGTAAGACTGATTTTTGGAGAAGATTCGGCGTTTACTTTGTTGTCCCATATTACTTGGCATGTTTTATCGTATTATTTTTTCCGAATGCATATTACACTCTCACACTTCTCCCAATCGCGTTATACATGCCTTTTGTCACAATGCCAATTTGGTTCGTCTTGCTTGCGGTAGGCCTGAAAAGAGGAATAGAAGGTGGATTTAGTCTATTCGCGGGATATGTAGTGCTCAGTTTATGCACTTTGAATGATATCGGCTTATTTTTCGGATTTTGGAAGAGTATCTATCTCATTCAATATGGAGAAGTTGTTCTGATACTCGGTTATTCCATTTTGATCTCCAAAATTTTCTCGGAATCATTCCAGCGTTCCGATACGTTAGCAACCAAAATGAAATCTCTCGTATTTTCCACAAGAGAGATCATGCGATCATACTCGTATGATAAGGCAGCGGACACAGCATTAAGGATATTGCATAAAGTCGGTGAAGAGCAAACGATCTACGTGTATCTGGAAGAACCGAATTCTTCCGTATGGAAAAGATACTCTATCTCGTCCTCGGGAGATTTGGAAATAGTAGAGGTATATAAATACGATGTGCAGGATCTTTTGGGTTTGGACCCTTCTTCGCTTACGGGACCGATGGTCCAGAATAATAGATTGATCGTATCCGTCCAAGATGAACAGCTACATAAATTGATTTTCGATCTACCTTTTGGGAGGTATTCGGACGATTCTCAAGTGGATTGGGTACGAGGGATCGCAGATGCACTTGCGTTTTCCGTTCATAATATAGCAAGGCAAGATCGGGAAAAACTTGCTATCATCGGAGAACTTTCCGCTGAGATCGTCCATGACCTGGGACATCCGATCGCGATGATCCGTCATAATCTAAGAAATCTTGGATCTCAAAAGGGTAAATCCAAAACGGAACTTCTTTTTCAGGCGGAGAAAGAAGTGGACGCGCTCACTAATCTTACCTTAGATATATTAGATTTTTCTAAAAATAGGATCATCCTGGATCTACAGGACGTAGATATTAAAACATACTTTAAGGAAATATTCGAGGATTTGGGGACCTTCTTTCAATCCACTAAGATGAAACTTGTTTTTAAGATAAATGCAAAAGGAAATATTCGTCTAGACCCTCTTCGTATCCGCAGATTGATCTTTAATTTGGCAAAAAACGCAGCGGAGGCTACGGATGAGAAGGGGATATTTTCTATACGTATCGAAAGGGAGGAGAATGTTGTTTATCTGATCTTTGAAGATAATGGAGAAGGTTTCAGCAAGGAAATGGAAAGATATATTTTCGATTCGGGTTTAGGAAGTAAGAAACCTTATGGAACTGGACTTGGACTTTCCATAATCCGTAAGATCGTATCCGCTCACGGAGGCGAGATACTCGTTTCTTCCGAAGAAGGTAAAGGAACCAGGTTCACTATTTTACTTCGTTCTTAA
- a CDS encoding SMP-30/gluconolactonase/LRE family protein, with product MYDIGDWLGAAINYSGRKARTLEFYVDCPTFASSVSFVFPKEGIVNTKKILLLSAAFIIIFIIGFALKPSPIQPIAYQPPIDTGLIGAFQENNTLESAELIALGKIHGPEDIEPDEDGNTYSASEDGKVYLISKDGEMKAHAFTGGRPLGMKLLGDGSIIVADAIKGLLKIGKDGKVEVLSTESEGVPFKFTDDLDVAKDGTIYFSDASDKYGSAEYLYDLMESVPHGRLLKYDPRTKKTTTLMKDLFFPNGVALSKNEDFLVLNETYKYRIHRYWIKGPKAGTSEIWAENLPGFPDNISSDRKGHFYLALFTVRNSMVDKILHPRPWAKSIVAKLPKFLWPKPQPYGFAVILDENGVVEASFQEPKGKHLKEITSVKRKGEYIYLGSLHNDRIGKFKLPPELIKE from the coding sequence ATGTACGATATCGGCGATTGGTTGGGAGCCGCAATCAATTATTCTGGTAGGAAGGCGAGAACCTTAGAATTTTACGTTGACTGTCCGACCTTCGCAAGTAGCGTCTCATTCGTTTTCCCTAAGGAGGGAATCGTGAACACGAAAAAAATCCTCCTGCTCTCCGCAGCGTTCATTATCATCTTTATAATAGGTTTTGCACTCAAACCTTCTCCAATCCAACCCATCGCCTACCAACCGCCTATCGATACCGGTTTGATCGGAGCCTTCCAGGAAAACAATACATTAGAATCCGCAGAATTGATCGCACTCGGAAAGATACATGGTCCGGAAGATATCGAACCGGATGAAGACGGCAATACCTACTCTGCAAGTGAAGACGGGAAAGTGTATCTCATTTCCAAAGACGGAGAAATGAAGGCGCACGCATTCACCGGTGGGCGACCTCTTGGAATGAAATTATTAGGAGACGGTTCCATCATAGTTGCGGATGCGATTAAAGGTCTTTTGAAGATCGGTAAGGATGGAAAAGTAGAAGTACTCAGCACGGAATCGGAAGGTGTACCTTTCAAATTCACGGACGATTTGGACGTTGCTAAGGACGGCACGATCTATTTTTCGGATGCGAGCGATAAATACGGCTCCGCAGAATATTTATATGATCTAATGGAGTCTGTTCCTCACGGTCGTTTGTTAAAATACGATCCTCGTACAAAAAAGACCACAACTCTCATGAAAGATCTTTTTTTCCCAAACGGAGTGGCTCTTTCCAAAAACGAGGATTTCCTAGTATTAAACGAAACATATAAGTATAGAATTCATAGATATTGGATCAAAGGGCCGAAAGCCGGAACAAGCGAGATCTGGGCGGAGAATCTTCCCGGTTTTCCGGATAATATTTCTTCGGATAGAAAGGGTCACTTCTACTTAGCGTTATTCACCGTTCGCAACAGTATGGTGGATAAGATCCTGCATCCACGCCCCTGGGCAAAATCGATCGTGGCTAAACTCCCTAAATTCCTATGGCCCAAACCGCAACCGTACGGTTTTGCAGTGATTCTGGACGAAAACGGTGTCGTAGAGGCCAGTTTCCAGGAGCCAAAGGGAAAACATCTGAAAGAGATTACTTCGGTAAAAAGAAAAGGGGAGTATATCTATTTAGGAAGTCTTCATAACGACAGGATAGGCAAATTTAAGCTGCCTCCTGAATTAATAAAAGAATAA
- a CDS encoding acyltransferase family protein, with product MVEQSSPAKQGRLDYLDNLRSFALLLGLAFHVAIVYAAIIIYPLRNNDRSIAFDVFGEWVHLFRMPMFFVLSGYFTERIYLSKTLKEFLKLRALRIILPLIPGIILFAPMQYYVNALQEGYQENYFKFLWEEFLLKNPAPSHLWFILYLAFYTFLYLGIRPVIHRIGTFILPPSRYGEEEPEKRPSVKWETLLIAGIWCTIWTCSINYFFLKDEKYLNIEPVQFVYDFSFFLFGSFLIGKESTILKGKTNHFEIVLLGFLAFSFFGLFYWVSTIDPFWSYFGYAGFGMRILHIFLKCLGGWIWIAFFIRLFQLFFNKAGKLNSYLRESSLPVYLIHHPISLGIGFLVVSTGLSIWIKFSLHILLVYAITFLTYHFIIRDSDFWLTVLGNKGISFKRNKG from the coding sequence TTGGTTGAACAAAGCTCACCGGCAAAACAAGGCAGGCTGGATTATTTAGACAATCTCAGATCGTTTGCCTTATTATTAGGATTAGCATTTCATGTGGCGATCGTATATGCCGCTATTATCATATATCCGTTAAGAAATAATGATAGATCGATCGCGTTCGATGTGTTCGGAGAATGGGTACATCTTTTCAGAATGCCCATGTTCTTTGTACTTTCAGGATATTTTACGGAAAGGATCTATCTTTCCAAAACATTAAAAGAATTCCTAAAATTAAGAGCGTTACGTATCATTCTTCCGTTGATCCCAGGGATCATATTATTCGCACCGATGCAATATTATGTGAACGCATTACAAGAAGGTTACCAAGAAAATTATTTCAAGTTTTTATGGGAAGAATTCCTGCTCAAAAATCCGGCCCCTTCCCACCTTTGGTTTATATTATATCTGGCATTCTACACATTCCTATATTTGGGGATACGTCCCGTTATTCATAGGATCGGGACCTTTATACTCCCCCCTTCCAGATACGGAGAAGAAGAGCCGGAAAAAAGACCTAGTGTAAAATGGGAAACATTATTGATCGCGGGGATATGGTGCACTATCTGGACTTGCAGCATTAATTATTTTTTCCTAAAGGACGAAAAATATCTGAATATAGAGCCGGTCCAATTCGTTTACGATTTCAGCTTTTTCCTATTCGGTAGCTTTTTGATCGGAAAAGAAAGTACCATCTTAAAGGGAAAAACAAATCATTTTGAGATCGTTTTACTTGGATTTTTAGCTTTTTCATTTTTCGGATTATTTTATTGGGTCAGCACAATAGATCCTTTTTGGTCTTATTTCGGATATGCCGGATTCGGGATGAGAATACTTCACATTTTTCTAAAATGTTTAGGCGGATGGATCTGGATCGCGTTTTTTATCCGACTTTTTCAGTTATTCTTCAATAAAGCGGGCAAACTTAATTCTTATTTGAGAGAATCCAGTTTGCCTGTGTATTTGATCCACCATCCGATCTCTCTTGGGATCGGATTTTTAGTGGTAAGCACCGGCCTTTCCATTTGGATCAAATTTTCACTTCATATTCTCTTGGTATACGCCATCACATTCTTAACGTATCACTTTATCATCAGAGATTCTGACTTCTGGCTTACCGTTTTAGGAAATAAAGGGATCAGCTTTAAGCGGAATAAGGGTTAA
- a CDS encoding FMN-binding negative transcriptional regulator, with amino-acid sequence MYTPEHFKLENLDIIREIIGKYPFAVLISTIGEGPEAAHIPVLLSKDGSGLVGHMASGNPLLRENSNVLCVFHGPHAYISPSWYESVQTVPTWNYISVHVKGTLHLLDKDQTEKVLQDSILYFEPENSGYSYLTPKPEVRNSLLGKIQGFEIRNLTYEAKLKLSQNHSLERRKKVIDSLELSERDGDLKLAEWMRRINDIQKS; translated from the coding sequence ATGTATACTCCGGAACATTTTAAATTAGAAAATCTTGATATAATCCGCGAGATCATCGGTAAATATCCGTTTGCCGTTCTAATCTCTACAATTGGAGAAGGGCCGGAGGCCGCTCATATTCCTGTACTTCTTTCCAAAGACGGATCCGGATTGGTCGGCCACATGGCGTCGGGTAATCCACTCTTACGAGAGAATTCCAATGTATTATGCGTATTCCATGGTCCTCATGCCTATATTTCTCCAAGTTGGTATGAATCCGTACAAACCGTTCCGACATGGAATTATATCTCCGTTCATGTAAAAGGTACATTACATCTTCTGGATAAAGATCAAACCGAGAAAGTTTTACAAGATTCCATTCTATATTTCGAACCCGAAAATTCAGGATATAGTTACCTTACCCCCAAACCGGAGGTTAGGAATTCTCTTTTAGGGAAAATACAAGGATTTGAGATCCGCAATTTAACGTACGAAGCAAAATTAAAACTCAGCCAAAATCATTCTTTAGAAAGAAGAAAAAAAGTGATCGATAGTTTAGAACTTTCCGAACGGGACGGAGACTTAAAATTAGCGGAATGGATGAGAAGGATCAACGATATTCAGAAATCTTAA
- a CDS encoding DUF6285 domain-containing protein encodes MQDKPSATELLEAIQDFLMKEVLPEFRDKDLLAYKTLVSWNMLGVISREIRSGEESLDKELSRLASLLGKKSEFPKTWNEKKNLTSSWNEELRDIIRKEKKSLEDTEYWKHIKESVIEKVEIVNPRFTTES; translated from the coding sequence ATGCAGGATAAACCAAGCGCCACGGAATTATTGGAAGCAATCCAGGATTTTCTAATGAAGGAAGTTTTACCGGAGTTTAGGGATAAGGACCTTCTCGCATATAAAACATTAGTAAGTTGGAATATGCTTGGAGTGATCTCGCGGGAAATACGTTCGGGAGAAGAGTCCTTGGACAAAGAACTCTCTAGGCTCGCTTCCTTGCTGGGTAAAAAATCGGAGTTTCCTAAAACGTGGAATGAGAAAAAAAATCTGACTTCTTCTTGGAACGAAGAGCTGCGGGATATTATTCGAAAGGAAAAAAAATCATTGGAAGATACGGAATACTGGAAACATATAAAAGAGTCCGTGATCGAAAAAGTAGAGATCGTAAATCCAAGATTCACCACGGAATCCTAA
- a CDS encoding PQQ-dependent sugar dehydrogenase — translation MKLSLYKAFLLPSIFLIFFTISCDDIRRLLVANVDDMAKYKVEGKESGLVAVFNQNDEKRKKIKISLTTIGTGFEQPVDLLMIPGPDIFLVAEKTGALKWLDPKDGSSGILLKLDGISTDSEQGLLGVVLHPEYPEKPLLYLNYVAKKNGETSRVSEWTIDLPKDPKKAKLSKERILMEVKQPYGNHNAGQLAFGKDGKLYIAWGDGGWMGDPKGNGQNPSTFLGSVLRIDVNSKDPGKEYSVPKDNPFLNDPSVKPETFAYGFRNPWRYSFDPSGRLIIADVGQDLFEEIDIVEAGKNYGWNKMEATHCFEPKTNCDKKGLTDPIYEYGREDGSSITGGYVVTNDRISDLHGKYVFGDFVSGRIWAIDLPKDGNPVKEAYSLGKWPVLISSFGKDARGSVYVADFGAGQILRIDPGK, via the coding sequence ATGAAACTTTCCCTTTATAAAGCTTTTCTACTTCCGTCGATCTTCTTAATATTTTTTACCATTTCCTGCGACGATATACGACGCTTATTGGTCGCCAATGTAGACGATATGGCAAAATATAAAGTGGAAGGAAAAGAATCCGGTTTGGTTGCAGTCTTCAATCAAAACGACGAAAAAAGAAAGAAGATCAAGATCAGTCTGACTACGATCGGAACAGGTTTCGAACAACCTGTGGATTTACTAATGATCCCGGGACCGGATATCTTCTTGGTCGCCGAAAAGACCGGCGCTCTAAAGTGGTTGGACCCTAAAGACGGAAGTTCAGGTATATTATTAAAACTAGATGGAATCTCCACTGACTCCGAACAAGGGCTTTTGGGAGTAGTTCTCCACCCGGAATATCCTGAAAAACCGCTTCTGTATCTGAATTACGTTGCAAAGAAGAATGGAGAAACAAGCAGAGTTTCAGAATGGACAATAGATCTTCCGAAAGATCCTAAAAAAGCGAAATTGTCTAAAGAAAGGATTTTGATGGAGGTCAAACAACCTTACGGAAATCATAACGCAGGACAATTGGCATTCGGAAAAGACGGTAAATTATACATCGCCTGGGGTGATGGAGGATGGATGGGGGATCCAAAGGGCAATGGGCAGAATCCTTCCACATTTTTAGGTTCGGTTCTTAGAATCGACGTGAACTCAAAGGATCCAGGCAAAGAATATTCCGTTCCAAAAGATAATCCTTTCTTAAATGATCCTTCCGTTAAGCCGGAAACGTTCGCTTACGGTTTTAGGAATCCATGGAGATATTCTTTCGATCCATCCGGAAGATTGATCATTGCCGATGTGGGCCAGGATCTATTCGAAGAAATTGATATAGTAGAAGCTGGAAAAAATTACGGTTGGAACAAAATGGAAGCCACTCATTGTTTCGAACCTAAAACGAACTGCGACAAAAAAGGTTTAACCGATCCGATCTACGAATATGGGAGAGAGGACGGAAGTTCCATCACCGGAGGTTACGTGGTAACTAATGATCGTATTTCGGATCTACATGGCAAATATGTTTTCGGAGATTTTGTATCCGGAAGGATCTGGGCGATAGATCTGCCTAAAGACGGAAACCCGGTCAAAGAAGCCTACTCGTTAGGCAAATGGCCAGTGTTAATTTCCAGTTTTGGAAAAGATGCAAGAGGCTCCGTTTACGTTGCGGACTTCGGAGCAGGACAGATCCTAAGAATTGATCCCGGTAAATAA